Proteins encoded together in one uncultured Desulfobacter sp. window:
- a CDS encoding GumC family protein — MTPETPEQITEEEIHLSDYLDVVLNHKRLILSFLLLAIVVTVVFTFSTKPVYQATSKLVIGLNKNVSPISGQAYSMESFYSEEKNFNTHFKLITSKPVLKLVAQEVDLSPEVELESTNALVRFMTRVKNNIKLIKTAIKDFIKKLLPEPEDTMEDGLFDEAMDTAYRQLLSRIKVNPVEETRIMEVVAEDTDPQRARDIANAVAQKYIEFDLSTKLKSSTDKLNWMTNELYGVKKKLEDAEKEFIDYKQSEKMFSMEGKQNLISQKIASFNQSYLNIKNKKLEIDSQLQGFQAAIGNSADIMRIKSLVDAPIIKDLYSTLTSLEIERGHLSKVYKPKHPKIVEVVSKIVDTRAKLRIELRKKMVAMKRERDILASQEHEIKKQIDEFENEAMQTSEKELAYNIYQRNVNTSQQLYDILLSQVKESNILQSSDASNLTIVETADLPEEPVKPNKKRNFLLSIVLGIFGGVGLAFFLEYLDQSIRNEEDAERFLGYPVIAVVPDASLKSASYGGYK, encoded by the coding sequence ATGACACCTGAGACCCCTGAACAGATTACTGAGGAAGAGATCCATCTATCCGACTACCTGGATGTTGTGCTCAACCACAAAAGACTAATCCTCTCCTTTTTACTGCTTGCTATTGTGGTAACTGTCGTATTTACTTTCAGCACAAAACCGGTTTATCAGGCCACATCAAAGCTTGTGATCGGTTTGAATAAAAATGTGTCTCCCATTTCGGGCCAGGCATATTCCATGGAAAGCTTTTATTCGGAGGAGAAGAATTTTAATACCCATTTCAAGCTGATTACCTCAAAGCCTGTGCTTAAGCTGGTGGCCCAGGAGGTGGATTTAAGTCCCGAGGTGGAACTTGAATCTACCAATGCATTGGTCCGGTTCATGACGCGGGTAAAAAATAACATCAAGCTGATCAAAACTGCAATCAAGGATTTCATAAAAAAATTGTTGCCTGAACCTGAGGATACGATGGAGGATGGCCTGTTTGACGAAGCTATGGATACAGCCTACCGGCAGCTTTTATCCAGAATTAAGGTTAACCCGGTGGAAGAGACCCGGATTATGGAGGTTGTGGCCGAAGACACCGATCCCCAGCGGGCCCGGGATATTGCCAATGCCGTGGCCCAAAAATATATCGAGTTTGACCTTTCTACCAAGCTGAAATCATCCACGGATAAACTCAACTGGATGACCAATGAGCTTTACGGGGTAAAAAAGAAGCTGGAGGATGCGGAAAAAGAGTTCATTGACTACAAGCAGTCGGAAAAGATGTTCTCCATGGAGGGTAAGCAGAATCTGATCTCCCAGAAAATCGCCTCGTTTAACCAAAGCTACCTTAACATAAAAAATAAAAAGCTGGAGATTGATTCACAGCTTCAGGGGTTTCAGGCTGCCATAGGCAACAGTGCCGATATCATGCGGATTAAATCCCTGGTGGATGCCCCCATTATAAAAGATCTCTATTCAACTTTGACTTCCCTGGAAATTGAAAGGGGCCATCTGTCAAAGGTATATAAACCTAAACATCCTAAAATTGTCGAGGTGGTCTCTAAGATTGTGGATACCAGGGCCAAGCTCAGAATTGAGCTGAGAAAAAAAATGGTTGCCATGAAGCGGGAGCGTGATATCCTGGCCAGTCAGGAGCATGAGATAAAAAAACAGATTGATGAATTTGAAAATGAGGCCATGCAGACCAGTGAAAAGGAGTTGGCCTACAATATTTATCAACGCAACGTCAATACCAGCCAGCAACTGTATGATATTTTGTTGTCCCAGGTGAAAGAGTCCAATATCCTTCAATCTTCAGATGCGTCCAACCTGACCATTGTAGAGACTGCAGATCTGCCTGAAGAACCGGTAAAGCCCAACAAGAAACGCAATTTTCTGCTCAGTATTGTCCTTGGCATTTTTGGCGGGGTCGGGTTGGCATTCTTCCTTGAATACCTTGACCAGAGCATTCGAAATGAAGAGGATGCGGAACGGTTCCTGGGGTATCCTGTGATTGCTGTTGTACCGGATGCAAGTTTGAAAAGCGCCTCATATGGAGGGTACAAATAG
- a CDS encoding polysaccharide biosynthesis/export family protein encodes MKKLFILIFLFFLAAAGTGLCQTDTYHIGSRDVLSVAIYAGGVEQETVVVNVSEHGKINVPFIGSVIARGLTLAELETAIQGPLERDFFVDPQVNVQVKEYHSIRFFISGAVKKPGQYEMTSATNFLELVARAEGLLPDRGSIAYVLREIHGISTEEDVKKAIQNSATIKVDLIRLLDEGDMSYNITLIPGDIVYIPRADKLNQSVYKIYVEGEVKKPGVYDYQPGMTAMAACVLAGGFDKYAAITRVKIVRNENGRQEVIKVNLEKVQDGRTPDILIKPGDHIHVPETWL; translated from the coding sequence ATGAAAAAATTATTCATATTGATTTTTCTATTCTTCCTGGCAGCAGCAGGCACAGGTCTCTGCCAGACAGATACCTATCACATTGGGTCCAGGGATGTATTAAGCGTCGCGATTTATGCCGGTGGTGTGGAACAGGAAACGGTTGTGGTTAACGTGTCCGAGCACGGCAAAATCAATGTGCCGTTTATCGGATCGGTCATCGCCAGGGGGCTGACACTGGCTGAGCTGGAAACTGCGATCCAGGGTCCCCTTGAGCGGGACTTCTTTGTCGATCCCCAGGTCAATGTCCAGGTAAAAGAGTACCATAGCATCCGCTTTTTTATTTCCGGAGCGGTTAAAAAACCGGGCCAGTACGAAATGACATCCGCCACTAATTTTCTCGAATTGGTGGCCAGGGCCGAAGGGCTGCTCCCGGACAGGGGATCCATTGCCTATGTACTGCGGGAAATCCATGGCATCAGCACGGAAGAGGATGTCAAAAAAGCCATTCAAAATAGCGCTACCATCAAGGTGGATTTAATCCGGCTGCTGGATGAGGGTGATATGTCATATAACATCACCCTGATTCCCGGCGATATCGTCTATATCCCAAGAGCCGACAAGTTGAATCAGTCCGTATACAAAATTTATGTGGAGGGCGAGGTTAAAAAACCCGGTGTCTATGATTACCAACCGGGTATGACGGCCATGGCGGCCTGTGTCCTGGCCGGTGGATTTGACAAGTATGCCGCCATAACGCGGGTAAAAATCGTACGAAATGAAAACGGTAGACAGGAGGTCATCAAGGTGAATCTGGAAAAGGTACAGGACGGCCGGACCCCGGATATTCTCATAAAACCCGGTGACCACATTCATGTCCCTGAAACCTGGCTTTAA
- a CDS encoding outer membrane beta-barrel protein, with the protein MIRDARLVLIAVFLIVSAWTGLAFAEERFLIKPMIETDYRIDSNFYYDDTDEHSVSTLTVSPGLEFGFETAKSRVKALGKFNFNYYDDLDDVPAGTEDADENDYAGYDLTLSAKTMLFTRITTGLEGRMIKTRNPEERDELDNYIDTEKYKINRFRPWLKYQISPRISAGIEVKTTGIDYSDSSEFDSFLLEGTGRLYYEINKFTTVDLEYSQGDMDYDTDDFNYVSRKYGMNIVSGYKYFKLDGGIGYHERDFDLAGEDAMDTPYWHISITGQNPPTLDKDEKPRSYMTLKFNQDFNDTGRNNAYYQANRVTLILGHLFMEKIDARFKGYYQKSEYENYWIADREDDTLFLSVMLSYYLNRRFTLAMESGLESRDSSYDYYDYDNSFVLFKLTFNYDLGSG; encoded by the coding sequence ATGATACGTGATGCACGATTGGTTTTAATCGCAGTTTTTTTGATCGTTTCAGCATGGACAGGGTTGGCATTCGCTGAAGAGCGGTTCCTGATCAAGCCCATGATAGAAACGGATTACCGGATTGACTCTAATTTTTATTATGACGATACCGATGAACATTCTGTCAGTACATTGACCGTCAGTCCCGGGCTTGAGTTCGGGTTTGAAACGGCAAAAAGCCGGGTTAAAGCCTTGGGCAAGTTTAATTTCAATTATTATGATGACCTGGATGATGTGCCGGCCGGCACGGAGGATGCCGATGAGAACGATTATGCCGGATATGATTTAACGCTTTCTGCCAAAACCATGCTGTTCACCCGGATCACAACCGGGCTGGAAGGCCGGATGATCAAGACAAGGAATCCAGAGGAGCGTGACGAACTTGACAATTATATTGATACTGAAAAGTATAAGATTAACCGGTTCCGGCCCTGGCTTAAGTACCAGATCAGTCCGCGGATTTCTGCCGGCATAGAGGTTAAGACCACCGGCATTGATTACAGCGATAGTTCTGAATTCGACTCATTCCTGCTTGAGGGAACGGGACGGCTTTACTACGAAATCAATAAATTCACCACGGTGGACCTCGAATATTCCCAAGGGGACATGGACTATGACACGGACGACTTCAATTACGTGTCAAGAAAATATGGGATGAATATTGTCAGCGGTTATAAGTATTTTAAACTGGACGGAGGGATTGGATATCATGAGCGCGATTTTGACCTGGCCGGGGAGGATGCCATGGATACCCCGTACTGGCATATTTCCATCACAGGGCAGAATCCCCCAACGTTAGACAAAGATGAAAAACCCAGAAGTTACATGACCTTGAAATTCAATCAGGATTTTAATGATACCGGACGTAATAATGCGTATTATCAGGCCAACCGGGTGACCCTGATCCTGGGACATCTGTTTATGGAAAAGATTGATGCCAGGTTTAAAGGCTATTATCAGAAAAGTGAATATGAAAATTATTGGATTGCAGACCGGGAAGATGATACACTGTTTCTTTCTGTCATGCTTTCTTATTATTTAAACCGACGGTTTACCCTGGCAATGGAATCCGGGTTGGAATCCCGGGATTCTTCTTATGACTACTATGATTACGATAATAGCTTTGTGCTGTTTAAATTAACCTTTAACTATGATTTGGGAAGCGGCTAG
- a CDS encoding CpsB/CapC family capsule biosynthesis tyrosine phosphatase: MIDIHCHILPGIDDGPSNMDKAVDMALAAVRSGTSRIIATPHFKNGVFEVSKEMVSVSVEMFTRVLEEKRIALAVLPGAEIRISPDSCTLLDRGELLSLAGSRYYLFELPDIFIKQGIIEVLRQLRQREVIPIIAHPERNRTIQRHPEMIPEFIYENALFQVTGKSLTGENGKLCFKIARDMVKEGQAHFVASDGHNIRHRPPCLDDAVKVVKKVGGYKAVSTIFEENPAKIEGRCLAGNVVTGRRVG; this comes from the coding sequence ATGATTGATATTCACTGCCATATATTGCCCGGTATAGATGACGGACCTTCCAACATGGACAAAGCCGTTGACATGGCCTTGGCTGCTGTGCGGTCCGGTACCTCTCGGATCATTGCCACCCCCCATTTCAAAAACGGGGTTTTTGAGGTGAGCAAGGAGATGGTGAGCGTCTCTGTCGAGATGTTTACCAGGGTGCTTGAAGAAAAAAGGATTGCTCTTGCCGTTTTGCCGGGTGCGGAAATTCGTATATCCCCGGATAGCTGTACCCTGCTGGATCGGGGCGAGTTGCTGTCTTTGGCGGGTTCCAGGTACTATCTTTTTGAACTGCCGGATATCTTTATCAAACAGGGGATCATCGAGGTGCTGCGGCAGTTGCGGCAGCGGGAGGTGATCCCGATTATTGCGCATCCTGAACGTAATCGGACCATTCAGCGGCATCCGGAGATGATTCCGGAATTTATTTATGAAAATGCTTTGTTTCAGGTCACAGGAAAGAGTCTGACAGGTGAAAATGGAAAGCTCTGCTTTAAGATTGCCCGGGATATGGTCAAAGAGGGACAGGCTCATTTTGTGGCGTCTGACGGACATAATATTCGGCACAGGCCCCCTTGCCTTGACGATGCCGTGAAGGTTGTGAAAAAAGTCGGGGGATATAAGGCTGTGAGCACTATTTTTGAAGAGAATCCTGCGAAAATAGAGGGAAGATGTTTGGCCGGAAATGTTGTTACGGGAAGACGGGTGGGATAA